The genomic DNA GTAGAGACCAAAATCGGAGATGTACTGAGGTTTATCACGGAAGAAACCAAACTCCAGTGTCGCCTCACGGATCTTGTTCAACGGATCCAATACCTCTCTTTGTGAGGCCAGTGAACGGCTGGTCGGGAACTGCTCTTTATACTGATTCACTTTGGTTAATACAGTATCGGCGTGTTGCACGTTATTGAGGTAGTTACGATGCCAAGTACCTGCCAACAGCAAAGTCGCCACTGAGCATGCGACAAAAGAGAGCCCCATCAAACGGCGTTTGTTTTTTGCAACCCGGAAATTATCCGACGCTAAACCCGCTTCAGGATAGATGATGTGGGTAAACAGTTTTTGCGTGAAATAGACCGTGGAGTTTTTCGCGCGCTGCGCCGTATTAATCGCATGAGACAGACCATAACGACGGGAAGCCGCATCATCAAAAGCGTTGGTGGGTACACCTTGTTGGTAAACCGACGTGAAATAGGCACCACGCACCAGCGCTGACGTTGAGAATTGATCGCTCGCCAAAGCCTCTTGGAAAAACTGTTGCAAAATCTCTTTCAAACCTGAGAGTTGACGCGTGAAGCTGTAAATCGCGTTACGTTCTTCAAGCGTCATTGGCGCTGCGACCGCATGTGGCAGCATGCCATTAACTCGTGACACAAATTGGGTGTACTCGCTGGCAAACTCTTCCAACCAAGAATCTAGGTTATCTACCGAGTCCATTGAGAAGGTAAAACCCAACACCTCTTCGCGCTGACTTTTGGTGTAGTGCTTAAAGAAAGGCTCAAAACCGTGCAGTAAGTCGAGCTTAGTCAGTGCAATGTACACCGGCAGGCGAGTCGATAAGGTTTCCATCAACTCACGCAGACGAGTACGCAGCAAATTGGCATAAGCTTTACGCTCTGAGGCGGTGGCGGTAGCAAGATGCGCCACATCCAACGCCAACACGATGCCGTTCAGCGGGCGGCGGCTACGAGTGCGGTCGAGCCAATCGACAAAATGCAACCATAAACGGCGCTCTAACGCACCATCATTCTCTTCACTACGATTGCCTTGCGTTAACAGCTCACCATCAGGATCAATCAGGACAGATTCATCACCAATCCACCAATCAAACGAGTATGGGTTTTCGCTTTTTTGTCCCGAAGCTCGCATGACCGAAGAGAACACAAAGTTCTGACCAGAACGGTTGATCAGGCTGGTTTTACCCGCATTTTCTAAACCCAGAACCAAATACCAAGGTAGTGCATACAAGTAGTTGTGTTTATTTAGGCTCTGCTTCATGTTGAGCATCACCTGATTCAGTTCAACCTCTTGGCGCTGCTCATACACTTTGATCGGATCTTGGCGCAGTTGCTCTTCGCGCTTTTGTTCCGATTTGAAGGCTTGCAACTTACGCCACTGCCAAATGCCCCACACGGCTAAACAGCCGAGAGTAAACAGACTGCTTGCCACAACTCGAGCCATGATCGACTCCAGCGGTTTATAGCCAGCCACTTCCAACCAAGGGCCTGCCCACCAAATGGCAACGTTCAGCAAAATGAACGTAGTGAATAGCAAAATGGGAAGTGCTGCCACCACCGTGGGTTTAAGCCGCCTTACTATTCCAACAATGAATTTCCACATGAATTGTGTCCTTGTTTACTCTGACGTTGTATATCTTTGAATTTGTTCCACTAAACTCGGCTCCCACTCAGGAACAGACAGCGTCGTTACCTGATTGAGCAGAGTTTGATACTGTTCACCAGCCATCGCATCGAGATGATTTGCCCGCAGCAGATCCGCCGATAGCAATCGCCAGTAAAATTTGTCTCGCGGCTCCACCGCACTGACCAAGCCATCATTGAGCATGGAAAGTGCCACCGCGATTCCGCCTTCTTTGGCCAGTTGAAACGCCTCTTTACGCTTCTCTTGCCAATCTCCGCCGACCGATTGCCCCGCAGCACCTTGGCTCTGACCTACGCTCGCCAGCCACTCTTTGACCGAATCGCTGACAAACGGCTCTCCGCCTTTGAATTTGAGCTCAAGCAGCGAAGGCAAACGACGTAAAAACTGTTGTGTTTCTTCGGCAATCGCCTGACACCAATCACTTTTTCCCAGTTGCTGGGCAATGGTGTAACTCATCCACTGTCCTTCAAACCAATAAGGAGCCATGGTTAAGCTCTGTTCGACTTTGCGCCACAAGGCTAAATCGGGGTGACGGAGTTGATCTTGGTAATCCTTGACGCGATCCGCCTGCATTCCACGCAGCAGTGTTTCACCATCGGGTTTATGATCGGGCAATGAGGTAATGCTGCCCCACACCGCAAAGCGGCGCAGACGAATCGAAAGAGCGATACCAAACTCTTGTTCGGCAAGAAAATCGGCCACTTTGAGTAGGGTTTGTTTCGCTGCTTTGTCACTCGAATGATCCACCACCATGCTCGCCGCAGGAGAAGGCGTTGCAGCACTTGGTGTTTCACGCTCCGCGCTGCTTTGCGCCGTCACTTGCTGGCGCTGCTCTGCGCGTTTGATCTCCGCGGTAATTCGCACCACCACAGACTCCACCAACTCAGAAGAGAGCCCTTGTTTCTCAACGGCTTGTTGCCACTCTTCAACCGCCGCTTGCAGCGCTTGGCGATCCGCTTCATCCAGATGATGAAAATCGAACTTTTCGATCACCGTTGTAAAACGTTGCGCCATCTGGCTGAAAAATTTACGTCGCGGCAGATTGCCACGCGCGCCCGGCGCTGGGTAACTGTCGTTCCAATATTGATTGAGGAACTCACTCATCACCGCAAACGAGGTAATAAGGCGCGTCGGGGTAACTTGGTTATGCAGACACTGCAGCAGGTAAACCAAAAGCTTGATGTCTTTACTCTGTTCACCAAGCAGTTTGAGTGTGCTGTGCTCCACTTCATCCCACTGCACTGAAGCGTGAGATAGAGAACCCACTTTCATCATCTGATCTTCAATAAAATCAAACAGTGGGTGATCGACTAGCCGCTCTCCGACAGGATTGCTACTGCTGATCGGTTTGGCCACACACTGACGGTATTCAGTCATTTCCATACGGGCTCCTTACCAACCACAGCGTTCGCGCAAAGCATCAAGGGCTTGATTGACACCTCGAGTATCAAACTGCAACCCGTCAGCAAACGGCGCATTAGAGCGCAGCAACAGGCGAGGCTCACTGGCGGCCAATTTCATCATTTCGATCGCAGGCATGCCGCGAGCCGAGGAAAACAGTACGCCGTGATCGTCACTGCGCCAGAACTGTGTCTCTTGTCGGATAGAGACTTGAATCCGTGCATCAGCCACTTCTTTCGGTAAAGCCAGCTCAATGCGGCTCAGGTTATTAATGCAACTGAGCAAGAGCACTGGCGGAGATGTTTCCCCTGAGCTGCGATTTTGCGCAGGCAAAGCAATCCAAGCGCTGCTGCCCCGCCCTTCACCTTGCGTGCCTAATACCCAACCCGCTTCGGACTGCGACTCAGACAATGCCGCCATGGCGCGTTGCCACTCTGCGGGATAAGGATTGGACGGTGCGATAGCCACTTGCTCAAGGGGCGTGGCAAAGACACGGTCAAAACAGGCCAAACGC from Vibrio tarriae includes the following:
- the vasJ gene encoding TssA family type VI secretion system protein VasJ; its protein translation is MEMTEYRQCVAKPISSSNPVGERLVDHPLFDFIEDQMMKVGSLSHASVQWDEVEHSTLKLLGEQSKDIKLLVYLLQCLHNQVTPTRLITSFAVMSEFLNQYWNDSYPAPGARGNLPRRKFFSQMAQRFTTVIEKFDFHHLDEADRQALQAAVEEWQQAVEKQGLSSELVESVVVRITAEIKRAEQRQQVTAQSSAERETPSAATPSPAASMVVDHSSDKAAKQTLLKVADFLAEQEFGIALSIRLRRFAVWGSITSLPDHKPDGETLLRGMQADRVKDYQDQLRHPDLALWRKVEQSLTMAPYWFEGQWMSYTIAQQLGKSDWCQAIAEETQQFLRRLPSLLELKFKGGEPFVSDSVKEWLASVGQSQGAAGQSVGGDWQEKRKEAFQLAKEGGIAVALSMLNDGLVSAVEPRDKFYWRLLSADLLRANHLDAMAGEQYQTLLNQVTTLSVPEWEPSLVEQIQRYTTSE
- the vasI gene encoding type VI secretion system-associated protein VasI; the protein is MRITVLMASLILGCAGFAHVLAASQASGSQVEQAELCREIPARLERLACFDRVFATPLEQVAIAPSNPYPAEWQRAMAALSESQSEAGWVLGTQGEGRGSSAWIALPAQNRSSGETSPPVLLLSCINNLSRIELALPKEVADARIQVSIRQETQFWRSDDHGVLFSSARGMPAIEMMKLAASEPRLLLRSNAPFADGLQFDTRGVNQALDALRERCGW